From one Amycolatopsis sp. FDAARGOS 1241 genomic stretch:
- the mltG gene encoding endolytic transglycosylase MltG, translating to MPSDPRFARPPDGSMPPDLRFNGPADGSMPPDPRFAGPPDGSMPPDPRFAEGSMPRDPRLGRPGDQPQPGPRRRRPPPPVEHPTDVLPTVQDPAPQEGERFDDLFGEDDYEDEYREYDGEYDEAYDEYDEDPDAEYEEEEFAEEPAPVKKRRKRGKRAIGWVAALMVLVLFAGGAYYGYHKLFGYDDYDGAGEGSALIQVEDGDTTSAIGSKLVKAGVVASTKAFVKAGEDNTALSRIQQGYYLLKQHMSGDSAVTLITSPAAHVGRLEIRPYMQLDDVKQPGDKVAPGIYSLISKASCADLDGKSTCISTDELRKTVADADLKTLGVPDWAVNDSQKALSKDKRIEGLIAPGLYDVKPGWSATELMTNLIKQSADAIQAAGLSAQNTGPKQTPYRTLIIASLIEREAITDDFPKISRVIYNRLDQRIKLGLDSTVNYVVDKPTLLTNTADRQAPGPYNTYLNYDLPPTPIGVPSTAAIKAALDPAEGNWLYFVKCEKDGHSCFASTNTEHNKNRLLAQQRGVF from the coding sequence ATGCCGTCGGATCCGCGGTTTGCCCGTCCGCCGGACGGTTCCATGCCGCCGGACCTGCGCTTCAATGGCCCGGCCGACGGTTCGATGCCGCCGGACCCGCGGTTCGCCGGCCCACCGGATGGTTCCATGCCGCCCGACCCGCGGTTCGCCGAAGGCTCCATGCCGCGCGACCCCCGGTTGGGCCGGCCGGGCGACCAGCCGCAGCCCGGTCCGCGGCGCCGGCGCCCGCCACCGCCCGTGGAGCACCCGACGGACGTGCTCCCGACTGTTCAGGACCCCGCCCCGCAGGAGGGTGAGCGGTTCGATGACCTCTTCGGCGAAGACGACTACGAAGACGAGTACCGCGAGTACGACGGCGAATACGACGAGGCTTACGACGAGTACGACGAAGACCCCGACGCCGAGTACGAAGAAGAGGAGTTCGCCGAAGAACCCGCCCCCGTCAAGAAAAGGCGCAAGCGCGGCAAGCGCGCGATCGGCTGGGTCGCGGCGCTGATGGTGCTCGTGCTCTTCGCCGGCGGCGCGTACTACGGCTACCACAAGCTCTTCGGCTACGACGACTACGACGGCGCCGGCGAGGGCAGCGCGCTCATCCAGGTCGAGGACGGCGACACGACCTCGGCCATCGGCAGCAAGCTGGTGAAGGCGGGCGTCGTCGCGAGCACGAAGGCGTTCGTCAAGGCCGGTGAGGACAACACGGCGCTCAGCCGCATCCAGCAGGGCTACTACCTGCTCAAGCAGCACATGTCCGGCGACAGCGCGGTCACCCTGATCACGTCGCCGGCCGCGCACGTCGGGCGGCTCGAAATCCGCCCGTACATGCAGCTCGACGACGTCAAGCAGCCCGGCGACAAGGTCGCGCCTGGGATCTACTCGCTGATCTCGAAGGCCTCGTGCGCCGACCTCGACGGCAAGAGCACCTGCATCTCCACCGACGAGCTGCGCAAGACGGTCGCCGACGCCGACCTCAAGACCCTCGGCGTGCCCGACTGGGCGGTGAACGACTCGCAGAAGGCGTTGAGCAAGGACAAGCGCATCGAAGGACTCATCGCGCCGGGACTCTACGACGTCAAACCGGGCTGGAGCGCGACGGAGCTGATGACGAACCTCATCAAGCAGTCCGCCGACGCGATCCAGGCCGCGGGCCTCAGCGCGCAGAACACCGGGCCGAAGCAGACACCGTACCGGACGCTGATCATCGCGTCGCTGATCGAGCGCGAGGCGATCACCGACGACTTCCCGAAGATCTCGCGGGTCATCTACAACCGGCTCGACCAGAGGATCAAGCTGGGGCTCGACTCCACCGTGAACTACGTGGTCGACAAACCGACCCTGCTGACCAACACCGCGGATCGCCAAGCCCCCGGTCCGTACAACACGTACCTGAACTACGATCTCCCGCCGACCCCGATCGGTGTGCCGAGCACGGCCGCCATCAAGGCGGCGCTCGATCCGGCGGAAGGCAACTGGCTGTACTTCGTGAAGTGCGAGAAGGACGGGCACTCCTGCTTCGCCTCGACCAACACCGAGCACAACAAGAACCGGCTCTTGGCGCAGCAACGTGGTGTCTTCTGA